The following nucleotide sequence is from Anaerolineae bacterium.
TGGGCAAAAGCCAGCGGGTTAATGCTCTTTTGTGGGCCTGCGTATATGTAGGAATTGTTAACACCAGTGTCATCCTCATTTTTAATCTTTCTTCAATAGACTTCACCACAGCAGGAATTTTGCTATTCCTGGAGGGCGTGCTCAACGGCATATTTGCAGCGGGGTTAGCCCTGGTTGGCCTGTTTTTTATTGGCAATGTGGTGGGGATTACCACTCCCGTTCAACTATTAGACTTAGGCCGTCCCACGCATCCGCTCCAGCGCCAGCTCCTTTTAAAAGCGCCGGGCAGTTATCAACACAGCCTGATGGTGGGTAATCTGGCCGAACAAGCCGCTGAACGAATTGGAGCCGACGCCCTGCTAGTCCGGGTGATGGCCTACTATCACGACATTGGCAAAGTACAGCGGCCTTACTTTTTTATTGAAAATCAACGTGAAGGTGTCAACGTTCACGAAAAGCTTGAACCGCAGATTAGCGCCCAAATTATCATTAGCCACGTCAAAGATGGACTGGACCTGGCTCGCAAGTATCGTTTACCCAAAGTGGTTAAAGATGGCATTGCCCAACATCACGGCACCAGCCAAGTAAGATATTTCTATCATCAAGCGCTCAAGGCAGCAGAAGAAAAGCATACCCACGTAGACGAGGCCAGCTTCCGCTATCCCGGCCCCATTCCCCAAACGCGAGAGATCGGTATTCTGATGCTGGCCGATGTGTCGGAGACTACCGTTCGCGCCCTCAAACCCAACTCAGCGGAAGAGATTGACCACATTGTGCATAGAGCCATCATTGATAAATTTGAAACCGGACAACTCAATGATTGCGACCTGACCATAGCCGATTTACATCACATCCGTAGGGCCTTTGTTGACATCCTCCAAGGTGTACACCATCCCCGGATTAAGTATCCCGACCAGGTTAAGGCTGAAGAGAGCGCTACCCAAACAGGTAAATCAGATGAGCAAACCAAACAGGAGTCGCCAGGTGCTGAAACACCAGAGACAGCTACGCCGCCGGTGGCGTCTACACCTGCCACCCTGCATCCCTTGACCACCGAAGTCGAAACGCGGCCCATGCCCCTGTTTCGACGTGAGTAAGGTACGGTCCGGTGGAAATCATTATCCAGATCAACGAACCTTTTGCCAAAAATGTCGGCCCCGAGTTACTTGAGCAGGCTGCACACACAACGCTTCATCATTGTGCCCCCCCCCCTGAAACCAAAACGGTATCTGTGGTAATAACAGACAGCCAAATTGTCCGGCAACTCAACCACCAATTCCGGGGCATAGACGCACCCACGGATGTTCTATCCTTTGCCAATACCCCTGACCCTGACTTTTATCCTGGTGAAACCACAACCCACCTGGGAGACGTCGTCATTGCCTACCCCGTAGCCGAGGTGCAAGCCCTGTCTGCCGGGCACACCGGGCCAGAAGAAATCATCCTGCTGGCCGTACATGGCCTCCTCCATCTGCTGGGCTTTGACCACGATACCTCGGCCGACAAAAACAAAATGTGGGCCATCCAACGTGAAATTATGGCCGAGTTAGGATTGGCCCACCTTGAACCAACAGAAGATGAGGAAATATAGGCTTTGCGGGAAATTAACCGTCTTCAGAGTTTCCAATATGCCTTTGCCGGAATCTGGCACACCCTCAAAACCCAGCGCAATGCGCAAATTCACCTGGTTGTGGCTTTCATTATTTTTATTTTAGGTTTATGGTTAAAATT
It contains:
- the ybeY gene encoding rRNA maturation RNase YbeY yields the protein MEIIIQINEPFAKNVGPELLEQAAHTTLHHCAPPPETKTVSVVITDSQIVRQLNHQFRGIDAPTDVLSFANTPDPDFYPGETTTHLGDVVIAYPVAEVQALSAGHTGPEEIILLAVHGLLHLLGFDHDTSADKNKMWAIQREIMAELGLAHLEPTEDEEI